The following proteins are encoded in a genomic region of Clostridiales bacterium:
- a CDS encoding LemA family protein yields MTGYIILAIAVILILIVIGIYNSLVTKRNKVKNSWSQIDVQLKRRFDLIPNLVNTVKGYASHERETLEKIIEARNRFASATTPAQAMEANNQLSQVLSRLAVVVEQYPNLKANENFLELQKQLSETENKISFSRQFYNDVVMDYNNSIQMFPSNIIAGMFGFAAEPFFEANENEKGTVEVKF; encoded by the coding sequence CAGGATATATTATTTTAGCGATAGCTGTTATTTTGATACTTATAGTTATAGGCATATACAACAGCCTGGTAACTAAAAGGAACAAAGTGAAAAACTCATGGTCTCAGATAGATGTGCAGCTTAAAAGGCGTTTTGATCTTATTCCAAACCTTGTAAATACGGTAAAGGGCTATGCGTCCCATGAAAGGGAAACTCTTGAAAAAATAATTGAAGCCAGAAACAGATTTGCAAGCGCAACGACGCCCGCACAGGCGATGGAAGCCAATAATCAGCTTTCGCAGGTTTTAAGCAGGCTGGCTGTTGTCGTGGAACAATATCCAAACCTTAAGGCAAATGAAAACTTTTTGGAACTGCAGAAACAGCTTTCGGAAACCGAAAACAAAATTAGCTTTTCAAGGCAGTTTTACAATGATGTCGTTATGGATTATAACAATTCCATTCAGATGTTTCCCTCAAATATAATAGCGGGTATGTTCGGTTTTGCAGCTGAACCTTTCTTCGAGGCAAATGAAAATGAAAAGGGAACGGTGGAAGTTAAATTTTAA